The Paenibacillus sp. FSL R7-0204 genome includes a region encoding these proteins:
- a CDS encoding family 43 glycosylhydrolase: protein MKKQAYNPFIPSYEYIPDPEPYVFDGRIYVFGSHDKFNGTTYCMNNYVGWSASVNDLGDWKYEGVIYDKVQDPLSKQTGNHYLYAPDVARGVDGRYYLYYSLSGTHILSVAVCDTPAGKYEFYGHVQDKAGHVLGSDKGEYIQFDPAVLVDDDERVYLYSGYNPPVVNSYSGRKVVGAFVMELESDMLTVKEGPKVVLDRKEEGFGSHHFFEASSIRKIKGTYYFIYSSRHSHELCYATSQYPDRDFKYGGTIISNADIYLNGRQKKEALNYFGNNHGSLVEINGTWYIFHHRHTNKNPYSRQACAEKIVIEEDGSIKQVEMTSCGLNGKPLKGEGTYEAGIACNLMSKKGARGSFLLFLTGKGHPYLTQEGEDREGNSNQYISNFRNGATAGFKYFEFEGTNRIGIVTRGNATGKVKVSTELGGKAVAEIEVSSSEQWKHFEGEMTSLNRVYPLYFTFEGKGKLDLISFDLIKNTTNTNHKGNLR from the coding sequence ATGAAAAAGCAAGCGTACAATCCATTTATTCCAAGCTATGAGTACATTCCCGATCCTGAGCCGTATGTTTTTGACGGTAGAATATATGTCTTCGGGTCACATGACAAATTTAACGGCACAACTTACTGTATGAACAACTATGTAGGCTGGTCCGCATCCGTTAACGATCTTGGAGATTGGAAGTATGAAGGTGTAATTTATGACAAAGTCCAAGATCCATTGAGCAAACAAACAGGAAATCATTATCTTTACGCTCCCGATGTCGCAAGAGGTGTAGATGGGAGGTACTATCTATATTACAGTTTGAGCGGCACACATATTTTATCAGTAGCAGTATGTGATACACCTGCAGGCAAATATGAGTTTTATGGTCATGTGCAGGATAAAGCTGGTCATGTCCTTGGTTCTGATAAGGGAGAATATATTCAGTTTGACCCTGCTGTTCTGGTAGATGACGATGAAAGGGTTTACTTATATTCCGGATATAATCCTCCAGTTGTCAACAGTTACTCAGGCAGAAAAGTAGTGGGAGCCTTTGTAATGGAATTGGAAAGTGACATGCTGACGGTGAAAGAGGGTCCAAAGGTAGTTCTGGACAGGAAGGAAGAGGGCTTCGGGTCCCATCATTTCTTTGAGGCATCCTCAATCCGCAAGATCAAGGGTACGTATTACTTTATTTATTCATCAAGGCATAGTCATGAGCTTTGTTATGCTACTAGCCAGTACCCGGACAGAGACTTCAAGTATGGCGGCACAATTATATCCAATGCGGATATTTACTTGAATGGCAGACAGAAGAAAGAAGCGTTAAACTACTTCGGTAATAATCATGGAAGTTTAGTGGAGATTAATGGTACGTGGTATATATTCCATCATAGGCACACCAATAAAAATCCGTATTCCCGGCAAGCCTGTGCAGAGAAAATTGTAATTGAAGAGGATGGATCAATAAAGCAGGTTGAAATGACATCTTGCGGATTAAATGGAAAGCCATTAAAGGGTGAAGGGACTTATGAAGCAGGAATTGCCTGTAACCTTATGAGCAAGAAAGGCGCCAGAGGATCGTTTCTCTTATTCTTGACAGGAAAAGGGCACCCATATCTTACTCAGGAAGGCGAAGACAGAGAGGGGAATTCCAATCAATATATATCAAATTTCAGGAATGGTGCAACTGCCGGGTTTAAGTATTTTGAATTTGAAGGCACGAACCGGATCGGGATTGTAACACGCGGAAATGCGACTGGAAAAGTAAAGGTCTCAACCGAACTGGGCGGAAAGGCCGTAGCGGAGATAGAGGTCTCCTCATCTGAGCAATGGAAGCATTTTGAAGGGGAAATGACTTCGCTTAACAGGGTATATCCGCTTTATTTTACTTTTGAAGGAAAGGGTAAACTAGATCTGATCAGTTTTGATTTGATCAAAAATACAACCAATACAAATCATAAGGGGAATTTAAGATGA
- a CDS encoding glycoside hydrolase family 2 TIM barrel-domain containing protein: protein MNKQLFDSGWEYHEYGFMPLEMAALVPWQPVNLPHDACIAKPRNANNPSGSGEGFVSGGVVYYKKTISFTDELVGKHILLEFEGVCGIAEVILNKDLIATHHYAYTGFIVDLTTKLQPGENTIIIIVNDSAKPSARWYQGTGMYRHVWLHTGEKVHVKPWDLQVSTSEVSAELAIVDASVKITNAEDRDVEATAVFKLYYGSDQVAEGTAKVTLAQSEEKLADTLITVDHPKLWSTDVPNLYKMICEVSVGGEVVDTIQSNMGIRSISFDPKNGFSLNGVSMKLKGGSVHHDHGPLGAASYDRAEERKAELLKASGFNAVRLAHNPFSPAFLDACDRLGLLVIDEAFDVWRVGMSANDYHLWFEKDWQEDLGSMILRDYNHPSVIMWCVGNEIMERDGQSEGYAWAKKLIQYARELDSTRPVSLAVCGLMEDVAINMAMGNLGANLAGNGVDPDNDSWGDRTEEFLEDVDVVGYNYLNSRYEYDAIRFPNRIIVGTESYPHTQYDNWISTMNNPNVAGDFVWTAIDYLGEVGIGRVEIDKEAGFLGASYPWFYANVGDMDVCGFKRPQSYFRDIMWGNRNKPYIGVLPPELYGKQINHLPWGWEPVENHWSYPEYEGKPTSVNVYSDADEVELVINGISQGRKPAGAAVKLKTSFDVIYSGGIIEAIAYIDGIESGRETLKTTGAPVAVRLTVDRENIKAEYGDLAYITAEVVDGNGDLISYAENDIYFNVSGTGDLIALGSGNPVTEESFTANHRQLFKGKVLAVIRSNGCAGEISVEVTTDGLTAARCFIHTI, encoded by the coding sequence ATGAACAAACAACTTTTTGATAGTGGCTGGGAATATCATGAGTATGGTTTTATGCCATTGGAGATGGCTGCTCTAGTGCCTTGGCAACCGGTTAATTTACCGCATGATGCATGCATAGCAAAGCCTAGAAATGCCAACAACCCTTCAGGAAGTGGAGAAGGTTTTGTTTCCGGAGGTGTTGTCTACTACAAGAAGACTATCAGCTTCACTGATGAATTAGTCGGTAAGCACATTCTCCTGGAATTCGAAGGCGTGTGTGGCATAGCGGAAGTGATTTTAAACAAGGATTTGATAGCTACCCACCATTATGCCTATACGGGATTCATAGTTGATCTAACAACGAAGCTCCAGCCTGGTGAGAATACAATAATCATTATCGTAAATGACAGTGCCAAGCCAAGTGCCAGATGGTATCAAGGGACCGGGATGTATAGACATGTATGGCTGCATACGGGAGAGAAGGTTCATGTGAAGCCTTGGGACTTACAGGTGTCTACTTCAGAGGTTAGTGCTGAACTCGCGATAGTGGATGCCAGCGTGAAGATTACGAATGCGGAAGACCGTGATGTAGAGGCAACAGCTGTCTTCAAATTATACTATGGTTCTGACCAAGTAGCAGAAGGTACCGCAAAGGTAACACTGGCTCAAAGTGAAGAGAAATTAGCGGATACCCTGATAACAGTAGATCATCCTAAGCTGTGGAGCACCGATGTCCCCAATCTGTATAAGATGATTTGTGAAGTGTCTGTAGGCGGGGAAGTTGTTGATACTATCCAAAGTAACATGGGTATCCGCAGCATATCCTTTGATCCGAAGAATGGCTTCAGCTTAAATGGAGTTAGTATGAAGCTTAAGGGAGGGAGCGTCCATCATGACCATGGCCCCCTGGGTGCGGCCAGTTATGACAGGGCAGAGGAACGCAAAGCTGAATTGCTGAAGGCTTCAGGATTTAATGCAGTGCGGCTGGCCCATAATCCTTTTTCACCCGCATTTCTGGATGCCTGTGACAGGCTTGGATTATTGGTCATTGACGAGGCTTTCGATGTGTGGCGAGTAGGTATGAGTGCTAATGACTACCACCTGTGGTTTGAGAAGGATTGGCAGGAGGATTTGGGCTCTATGATCTTAAGGGATTATAATCATCCGTCTGTTATCATGTGGTGTGTCGGAAATGAGATCATGGAACGGGATGGTCAGTCAGAGGGCTACGCTTGGGCAAAGAAGCTTATTCAATATGCCAGAGAACTAGATTCCACCAGACCTGTAAGTTTAGCAGTTTGCGGACTTATGGAAGATGTTGCCATTAATATGGCTATGGGGAATTTAGGGGCGAATCTTGCGGGAAACGGTGTCGATCCTGACAATGACAGTTGGGGCGATAGAACGGAGGAATTTCTGGAAGACGTAGATGTCGTTGGTTACAACTACCTTAATTCAAGGTATGAATACGATGCTATCCGTTTTCCTAATAGAATAATTGTGGGTACAGAATCTTATCCTCACACACAATATGATAATTGGATTTCCACAATGAATAATCCGAACGTAGCCGGAGATTTTGTGTGGACAGCCATAGACTATCTCGGCGAGGTTGGTATAGGCAGAGTGGAAATCGATAAGGAAGCTGGTTTTCTTGGGGCTAGTTATCCGTGGTTTTACGCTAATGTCGGTGACATGGATGTATGCGGATTCAAGCGTCCCCAGTCCTATTTCCGGGATATTATGTGGGGGAACCGAAATAAACCATACATTGGCGTTTTGCCGCCTGAACTGTATGGAAAGCAAATTAATCACCTTCCCTGGGGCTGGGAACCCGTTGAGAATCACTGGAGTTATCCGGAATACGAAGGCAAGCCGACTAGTGTGAATGTATACTCCGATGCTGATGAAGTAGAGTTAGTGATTAATGGCATCTCACAAGGGAGAAAACCTGCGGGTGCTGCGGTGAAGCTGAAAACAAGCTTTGACGTTATCTACAGCGGAGGTATAATCGAGGCTATTGCTTATATAGATGGAATTGAGTCGGGGAGAGAAACCCTGAAGACTACCGGCGCTCCTGTAGCTGTAAGGCTTACTGTGGATCGGGAGAATATTAAAGCTGAGTATGGGGATTTAGCTTATATTACTGCGGAAGTAGTAGACGGGAACGGTGATTTAATAAGTTATGCAGAAAATGATATCTATTTTAATGTATCAGGGACTGGTGACTTAATAGCTCTGGGTTCTGGTAATCCAGTAACTGAAGAGTCATTCACGGCTAATCATAGACAATTATTCAAAGGCAAGGTACTGGCGGTCATCCGCAGCAATGGGTGCGCTGGAGAAATTTCAGTCGAAGTAACAACTGACGGATTAACGGCAGCCAGATGCTTTATTCATACAATTTAA
- a CDS encoding GH39 family glycosyl hydrolase, whose amino-acid sequence MEVYITFKGDLTGKQATIRVIDEFHANPKAKWLEQGSPVYPTQHQLQELFQAADMISTPFELKSLPSVEWILELAVEPHSVTAIDIW is encoded by the coding sequence ATGGAGGTTTACATTACATTTAAGGGTGATTTAACAGGGAAACAAGCAACAATTCGGGTTATCGATGAGTTTCATGCCAATCCAAAAGCAAAATGGCTGGAGCAAGGCAGTCCGGTATATCCTACACAGCATCAGCTGCAGGAATTGTTCCAGGCTGCTGACATGATTAGTACCCCTTTTGAACTGAAGTCCCTTCCAAGCGTGGAATGGATCCTTGAGCTTGCTGTTGAACCCCACAGTGTAACAGCTATTGATATTTGGTAA
- a CDS encoding AraC family transcriptional regulator translates to MLTEKMDHILQVLTNLEEFYKENSDGKLSLQEYSTYTKFLSSNYIKKNKLIRVYWPQYSEPTPKYITGLTELDENMLILADLNMAITKHINFSLDLMHSNNYFQCIYIHKGSGILTLSNKTFQLSEGDLFVMPPDTMHSIKMLDGSICIYVMIRRKYIDSVFFELFHHNPPLISFFNKVLFEETKQESNYILFHTGDNDDVRETMLRLFSEYLWGDEFRNQIMECYLKLLFSFLFRHKQSDIETPTSFSNIELHFNEIMNYIRKDFRSATLSSVAEYMHLSKQYICRIIQQVSGTSFSKLLMDVKLRKAVQYLMESNLKLEDIADYTGFSDVSHFSRTFKTHYGLSPSKYRTQSKVQL, encoded by the coding sequence GTGCTTACAGAAAAGATGGATCACATACTTCAGGTATTAACAAATTTAGAGGAGTTCTACAAAGAAAACTCCGACGGTAAGCTATCCTTACAGGAATATTCAACTTACACCAAATTTCTATCCAGTAATTATATTAAGAAAAATAAATTAATCCGCGTATATTGGCCCCAATATTCTGAACCAACCCCTAAATACATTACCGGTTTAACGGAACTGGATGAAAATATGCTTATTTTGGCAGACCTCAACATGGCCATAACCAAACATATCAATTTCTCTCTTGATCTCATGCACTCCAATAACTACTTTCAGTGCATCTATATTCATAAAGGCAGCGGGATTCTTACACTGTCAAATAAGACATTTCAGTTGTCAGAGGGAGACCTGTTTGTTATGCCCCCCGATACAATGCATTCCATAAAAATGTTAGATGGAAGTATTTGTATTTATGTGATGATAAGACGTAAATATATTGATTCTGTTTTTTTTGAATTATTCCACCATAATCCTCCCCTGATTAGTTTCTTTAACAAAGTACTTTTCGAAGAAACCAAGCAGGAATCGAACTATATCCTCTTTCATACTGGCGATAACGATGATGTAAGAGAAACCATGCTACGCTTATTTAGTGAATACTTATGGGGAGATGAATTCCGAAACCAGATTATGGAATGCTACTTGAAGTTATTGTTTAGCTTCTTGTTTCGCCACAAGCAGTCTGACATTGAAACCCCAACTTCATTTTCAAATATTGAACTGCATTTCAATGAAATTATGAATTATATAAGAAAAGACTTCAGATCAGCAACTCTATCGTCAGTAGCCGAATACATGCATCTAAGCAAACAGTACATCTGCAGGATTATACAACAGGTATCCGGCACTAGCTTTTCCAAGCTGTTAATGGATGTAAAATTAAGAAAAGCGGTCCAGTATTTAATGGAATCCAATCTGAAACTCGAAGATATTGCGGATTACACAGGTTTCTCCGATGTCTCCCATTTTAGCCGCACATTTAAGACTCATTATGGTCTTTCACCATCGAAGTACCGAACGCAGAGCAAGGTCCAGCTGTAA
- a CDS encoding NAD-dependent epimerase/dehydratase family protein: MEKKRVMITGAAGNMGNETLKLLINDLGKCELILFDLDHPNSRQNLKAYEGIQGVKVVYGDLLDRDLVYECVKEADIVLHIAAFVSPAADEFPERAMRINYGSTRNIIDAIKQSGRAGITRLVSIGTVAQTGDRMPPIHWGRVGDPLKPSVYDYYAVSKIAAERMVIESGLSYWVSLRQTGIMGPKMSKIQDPIMFHNCLDNVLEYVSDRDSGRLMRNLCIQDIDGELDQGFWQHIYNIGGGESCRVSTLDMYRVLYGKLGITNLDHVIDPKWYATRNFHGQYYLDSDKLENYLHFRRDSMEYFYQCYLDNLGALVPVAKVITKLPGGQKFMGAMIKRTMKKQALKKRGTLRFIEDNAIEEIDAFWGNKQNWEAIPAKLSEMKGFSQWDQAIKLDHGYDEDQPASQLNIEDMRGAAEFRGGECLSTDMTTGDWTGQLDFKCAFGHTFSASPKLVLEGGHFCPQCEQESWNYKERAKREPFFAQVWNPIQGKEDGREYKKIVSELDVAVK, from the coding sequence ATGGAGAAAAAACGGGTCATGATCACAGGTGCAGCGGGTAACATGGGGAATGAAACGCTGAAGCTGCTGATAAACGATTTGGGAAAATGCGAGTTAATACTCTTCGATTTAGATCATCCTAACAGCCGTCAGAACCTGAAAGCATATGAGGGAATACAAGGTGTTAAGGTTGTCTACGGTGATTTACTCGATAGGGACCTGGTCTACGAATGTGTAAAGGAAGCAGATATTGTACTCCACATTGCTGCTTTTGTATCTCCAGCGGCTGACGAATTCCCCGAACGGGCTATGCGGATAAATTATGGTTCAACGAGAAACATCATCGATGCCATTAAGCAAAGCGGCCGTGCCGGGATCACCCGCTTGGTAAGTATAGGTACAGTTGCACAAACAGGTGACCGTATGCCGCCAATTCATTGGGGGCGTGTGGGAGACCCGCTTAAGCCAAGTGTCTATGATTACTATGCGGTATCGAAGATTGCTGCCGAGCGTATGGTCATTGAATCAGGACTAAGCTATTGGGTGAGTCTCCGGCAGACGGGGATTATGGGTCCGAAGATGAGCAAGATTCAAGATCCGATTATGTTCCATAATTGTCTGGACAATGTACTGGAATACGTGTCTGACCGGGATTCAGGACGCTTAATGCGGAATCTGTGCATTCAGGATATTGACGGAGAATTGGATCAAGGCTTCTGGCAGCATATTTACAACATTGGCGGGGGTGAAAGCTGCCGGGTCAGTACACTGGACATGTACCGGGTGCTCTATGGCAAGCTTGGTATAACGAATCTCGATCATGTGATCGACCCTAAATGGTATGCAACGAGGAACTTTCATGGACAATACTATCTGGACTCCGATAAGCTGGAGAATTATTTGCACTTCCGCCGTGACTCCATGGAGTATTTCTATCAATGCTACCTCGATAATCTTGGGGCACTTGTACCCGTTGCGAAGGTCATCACAAAGCTGCCCGGCGGGCAGAAATTCATGGGGGCAATGATTAAGCGGACGATGAAAAAGCAGGCTTTGAAGAAGCGCGGAACTCTGCGTTTTATTGAAGACAATGCCATTGAGGAAATTGACGCTTTTTGGGGCAACAAACAGAACTGGGAGGCTATTCCTGCCAAGCTGTCTGAAATGAAGGGCTTCTCCCAGTGGGACCAAGCCATCAAGCTTGACCATGGTTACGATGAGGATCAGCCGGCTTCGCAATTAAATATTGAAGATATGAGGGGGGCAGCGGAATTCCGCGGTGGTGAATGTCTCTCTACGGACATGACAACGGGAGATTGGACGGGGCAGCTTGATTTCAAATGTGCGTTTGGACATACCTTCAGCGCCAGTCCCAAGCTGGTCCTAGAGGGCGGACATTTCTGCCCGCAGTGCGAACAGGAGAGCTGGAATTACAAAGAGCGTGCGAAGCGGGAACCGTTCTTTGCCCAAGTGTGGAACCCGATTCAAGGTAAGGAGGATGGACGCGAGTATAAAAAAATTGTATCAGAATTAGATGTCGCAGTTAAATAA
- a CDS encoding TetR/AcrR family transcriptional regulator has protein sequence MNQRERLTKLLLKQSLIRLLQDKEISQISVKELCTSAGINRSTFYLHYANAYELLDNVEQEIIDNTNEYLIKIEASESAVTYILAFLDYIKGNEELFTVMLFKTNDDVFFPKRLLNEILMSIDNHLQLKIPEDMKPFTYAYLVNGSLAIIKEWIRTKFTVSSHELAQLICALDDHALMAFKASDKK, from the coding sequence ATGAATCAACGGGAACGATTAACCAAGTTGCTCTTGAAGCAAAGTCTGATTCGCCTGCTACAAGACAAAGAGATAAGTCAGATCAGTGTGAAGGAATTATGCACTTCTGCAGGCATCAATCGGTCCACCTTCTATTTGCATTATGCTAATGCATACGAGTTGCTTGATAATGTAGAGCAAGAGATTATTGACAACACTAATGAGTACCTGATCAAAATAGAAGCCAGTGAAAGTGCAGTCACATATATCTTAGCTTTTCTAGATTACATCAAAGGAAATGAAGAACTCTTCACCGTTATGCTGTTCAAAACAAATGATGATGTGTTCTTCCCAAAGCGTTTGCTTAATGAAATACTTATGAGCATTGACAATCACCTTCAGCTTAAGATTCCTGAAGATATGAAGCCTTTTACTTACGCATATTTAGTGAATGGAAGCTTAGCCATCATTAAGGAATGGATACGGACAAAATTCACAGTATCAAGCCATGAGCTGGCTCAGCTCATTTGCGCTTTGGATGATCATGCTTTAATGGCCTTTAAGGCTTCTGATAAGAAGTGA
- a CDS encoding beta-L-arabinofuranosidase domain-containing protein, with protein MYANFGLDEVGLTDGDFACRRALVKKYITEFDTNRLMHTFRINAGMVSSAEPLGGWEAVEVGLRGHLAGHFLSACAKFGFGDRDEVLKAKALEIIDIMELCAKPNGYLSAFEEDTLDILEFEENRNVWAPYYTLHKIIQGLVDCHICLGSSKAMTLALNLAHYIRRRFEKLSLWKIDGILRCTKLNPVNEFGGIGDALYTLHEITGDPQLLELAKLFDRDYFLEPLAAGEDVLDNLHANTHLPMVLAAMHRYNLMGEEKYKSASLNFYDFLKGRTFANGNNSSKATAFIKDKVSEKSEHWGEYNKLEDALTGGESESCCAHNTERILEQLLKWSASIEYLDHLESLKYNAILNSSSSQTGLSQYHQPMGSSAVKNFSTPYDSFWCCTASGIEAMSELQRNIWFKNGDALLLNAFISSSVIWKEKNAAITQQTAFPDGSTSTITIQVAEPVEFRMIFKEHAVKAVKINTVPCSPKKENNYFIIERVFYDQDTIEIDINASLHLVPLKGSENRAAVMYGSILLAQMGQAAHLQDLSAVTMNSKFTRLPSELLEFEVVDLLGHPVKFIPLYRIEEEVYTVYLDLKGELNPDSLFSAAKDGSTAYTEGCRVKYNG; from the coding sequence TTGTATGCTAACTTTGGTCTGGATGAAGTAGGGCTGACTGACGGGGATTTTGCGTGCCGCAGAGCGCTCGTTAAAAAGTATATTACTGAGTTTGATACGAACCGGCTTATGCACACATTTAGAATCAATGCGGGAATGGTGTCTTCTGCAGAGCCCCTGGGCGGATGGGAAGCCGTGGAGGTTGGCCTCCGGGGACATTTAGCCGGGCATTTTCTGTCGGCTTGTGCCAAATTCGGATTTGGGGACCGGGATGAGGTTTTGAAGGCAAAAGCACTTGAGATTATTGATATTATGGAGTTATGTGCGAAGCCAAACGGGTATTTGAGTGCCTTCGAAGAAGATACACTCGATATTCTGGAGTTCGAAGAGAACAGGAATGTATGGGCGCCCTATTATACTCTGCACAAAATCATACAGGGACTGGTGGACTGTCACATCTGTCTCGGCAGCTCCAAAGCCATGACCCTGGCCCTGAACCTGGCGCATTATATACGCAGACGATTCGAGAAGTTATCCTTGTGGAAAATTGACGGGATACTCCGTTGTACGAAGCTGAATCCGGTGAACGAATTCGGGGGGATTGGCGACGCCTTGTACACCCTGCATGAGATCACAGGAGATCCCCAGCTCCTTGAGCTGGCCAAGCTGTTCGACCGGGATTATTTCCTGGAGCCCCTGGCAGCCGGTGAGGATGTACTTGATAACCTGCATGCCAACACTCACTTACCCATGGTTCTTGCTGCGATGCACCGTTATAACCTTATGGGGGAGGAGAAGTACAAGTCGGCGTCTTTGAATTTCTATGATTTTTTGAAGGGAAGAACATTTGCGAATGGCAATAACAGCTCGAAAGCAACGGCTTTTATCAAAGATAAAGTATCGGAGAAGTCAGAACATTGGGGGGAATATAACAAGTTGGAAGATGCATTGACCGGCGGCGAAAGCGAGAGCTGCTGTGCACACAATACCGAAAGGATCCTGGAACAGTTGTTGAAGTGGTCTGCTTCCATAGAATATCTGGATCATCTGGAATCGCTGAAATATAACGCGATCCTAAACAGTTCGAGCAGCCAAACCGGGTTATCCCAGTATCATCAGCCTATGGGGAGCTCCGCCGTCAAAAATTTCAGCACGCCGTACGATTCCTTCTGGTGCTGTACGGCATCTGGAATTGAAGCTATGAGTGAGCTCCAAAGAAATATTTGGTTTAAAAACGGGGATGCCTTGCTGCTGAATGCTTTTATCTCTTCAAGTGTAATCTGGAAGGAAAAGAATGCTGCAATTACTCAGCAAACTGCTTTCCCTGATGGGTCAACCTCGACAATTACCATTCAAGTTGCCGAACCTGTTGAATTTCGGATGATATTCAAGGAGCATGCAGTCAAAGCTGTTAAAATCAACACGGTTCCCTGCTCCCCTAAGAAGGAGAATAACTACTTCATTATTGAGCGTGTATTCTATGATCAGGATACGATTGAAATTGACATCAATGCCTCCCTGCATTTAGTTCCGCTAAAAGGCTCTGAGAATCGTGCGGCAGTGATGTATGGCAGCATCTTGCTCGCTCAGATGGGTCAAGCTGCGCATTTGCAGGACCTTTCAGCGGTTACTATGAATAGTAAATTCACCAGACTTCCAAGTGAGCTGCTGGAATTTGAGGTGGTTGACCTACTTGGCCATCCGGTAAAATTCATCCCGTTATATCGTATCGAGGAAGAGGTGTATACAGTTTATCTGGACTTGAAAGGGGAACTGAATCCTGACAGCCTGTTTTCAGCGGCCAAGGATGGAAGCACGGCGTATACAGAAGGATGCCGCGTTAAATATAACGGCTAA